From Dryobates pubescens isolate bDryPub1 chromosome 11, bDryPub1.pri, whole genome shotgun sequence:
AAGCTGGGTCAGCCTCCGCTGCTGCTGTGGCCGTGGTGTCTCAGTAGGAACTGGGATGCAGACCACAAGGAAACAGGCAGTGAAGGGCTGCCCGAGTGATTTGTTTTGGCGGCGCCtgttctgctccccagcaggggagcagggaggtgacacacgcagaggaagaggaggctggagagggcttcCTTGCGTGTGGCTGGGTGTACAAACACgagggctgctcctccagctccgcAGAACTTGGTTCAAGTTGGCAGCAACAGGACTGTTTTTGTCAACACGGTCGAAACGTTAAGTGACACGTTGCTCCTCCTGCCAAACATGGCTACACGGTGCTGGCTTGACATTTAAACACTTAAATGTTTTTCATATGAGTGCCTTGGGATGATGGAACGAGCTCCAGCACACAAATAGCAGCGGGGCCGTGAGCTGCCTGCGGGGGGGACCCTGGGGAAAGGAGCCCAtttagcagcagctcctgttgaATTGCTGCAGAACCCTCCCGGCAGGGAGGTGCCACCACCGCAGAGCTGTGGTGACAGGCAGTAGCATCCCCGGCTCTCGCAGAGGGGTTCTGGCACAGGAGCATCGTGTGCTGACGCTGGGCTCACTGAGTCTCGAAGGCATGGGGTAGGTGGGTGATACCACTGGGGAGTGTGACCATCTCCATGGCAAGCTCCTGGTGATTCAGGGGCACCCCAAAAAACAAAGTAGGGgaccaccagccctgctgcaggagctttgcAGCGAGGAGATGCTCCTCTGCCGAGCAGAAAAGCAATCAGTGTTTTTCCATTGGCACTGCTGggagatgaggatggggaaagaagccaggctggcttcaaggagctggggggggggggagggggctctggGGACTCTAGTtgggctctcagcagctgctctgctaccTGCCCCCGAGGAAAAAGCTCACCGTGCTGTATAAATGCGTGCGATGCTacctggggagggagcaggagggaagcatCTCCTGGGCTTAATGCACTGCTGAGTGCGGTTGCCAGGGAGCAGAAACAGCAATTGGAGATGCATTTATTTCATACATCAGAAGGCAAAGAAGGAGCTGATGCTGAGGAGAGAGGGCTGCCCCTCCAAACTGTGTCGGGTGTGTGGGGTGCAGCCCctggaggcaggagggatggtgtggtggcagcagcagtccaACAAACccacctctccccttcctcccttccagaGCCAAGGATCTGAAGAGCCGCTTAGGGATTCTGCTTCACAAACCAGAGCTGGGACACAGGATCAGGACCTCtagcaagctgcagctgggctccaggTGGAGGTAAGCCAAGCGGTGCCGTGTCCCAGGTTCAGCCTGGGACAGGTGCCCGTGGACCCGGCTGTCCTGGGGGATGCTCCTACCCAtctgcaaagcagagagaacAGAGTGCAGCTCGCCCTCCCCGAGGTCCCACCCCGGCAGGCAGAGAAGGCGGATCACTTGGAGCTCCACCAGTTATAAAATCAGATGGGGGAACCGATGCTCTGGCATTAGGCACAAGAGAGCAGGGCGACAGCAACAGGCGAGAAACCCAGAGGGCTTCTGCAGTCCCAGTGGTGTCTCAGCCCAGTGCTTGGGACCTGTAGGGAACGCAGGCAGCATTTAAAACAGAATACTAGCtactgctgctgaaggcagggtGTCCTCTCACagaggaggctctgctgggcttgtACCAGCTGTAAAGAGGTTCTGCTAAATTACAGAAGCTACCTAACCAAAGCTGCATTATGGAGCTGAGGTCTGGTGAGCCATCAGGGAAGgtaaaagaaagggagaaaggaaagagagccCACAGGTAATGGATGCTGGAGGTCTCAGTGTTTTCCTACCgagtgctgctccctcccttcttgttctgtttcccATAATGGGACTGCTTGACTGAAGTGCCTGCATCCtttgctgtggggcaggagaaATGCTGTTGGCAGGACAGCAAGACTTACAACCCTTTGTCTTTTCCAGAGACTCCTCACAAGAGGCACTTGAATGGAGGGAGTCCTTCGACCAGCTCCTGAAGAGTAAAAGTGAGTAGgatcttgttttcttctcttggtGAACGTGTGTGGGACAAGCATGTTTCCAGTGAGCAAGGGGGGGACAGTGATGCTGCAGCCAGTATGTGAGGAAATCTTGTCTGCTCCTCAGATGAGATGGTTTAGGATTTAGAAAGAGGCCTTTTTGCTGCTGTGACGGTGTTGATGCACGGGGCTCATAGCATGCTGTGCCCTTTTCTTCTGGCTGGGTGCTTTCTGGGGGGGCATAAATGCTGTCTTGCAacacctggctgctgcctcaggAGAGGAGCATCAGCTTGGGCATCCCTAGTGCAGCACTCCACCATGGAGAATCGGTGTGCTGTCCAGACCAGCCCTGTCTCCAcactctggagaaggctcttggTGTCTGCTCTCCATGCTCAGCTTTGCGCAGCAAAGCGGCCACCTCCCCACAGGTTTTGTTGCTCAAAACACTGCATTGCTGCCCTCTGTCTGTCctgtgcctccagggatggttctTCCACAGGAGGAAGGGATTTAGCTGCTTTACAGAGATATACTAAGGTTTCCTTCTCTGATAATTGCTAAGAGtatggtgaggagcagggcttcCATAAggtgctctctgcctctccatgCAGATAGTACCTCCTGACGCTCTTTTTGAGTCCATATGTAATCCTTCCTTTGTGCTGGCCTTTGCAGCAGGCACACAGTGGCAGAAGTGCTCAATTTGAATACAAAAGCAGCTGTCTAACTTAAAAGTTATTCCAGAGCCACAGAGAGTCCTTCTGTCGTGCTAGTTTGGGGCTAGACATTTTTCTTTGCCAGTCTCCTCACGTGCTGTGGTGGCTAACAGACATCTCCAGCTTTGTGGCTTAACACAAGCCCCCAGGCTGGCTCTGAAATCCGCACTGCAATTACTCTTCCATACTGCTCAGCATCTCATTTTTCCCAGATCTCAGCtgagaaataaacccaaagccATCACTGCTCGGCTCCTGCAGGGAACCGAGACGTCAGTGCATTTCTGCTTAGGTAGAATTAGCTCTTTTCCGAAGCTGTAAAGAAAATACTCTGAAGCCTCGTAACAGAAAGggcaaataaataaaaccagagaATTGCTTGTCTGTGGGAAAAGGATTTTATTGGAGCCCAGGGGCCAATTAGCAGCATCTCAGAGGGTGGAATTTGCCCGGAGGGAAAGGAAATCTGCAGATGTCATACTCTGAGCTCCCAGGGCGATGCTTGCGGGATGCTTACAGGATGCTTGCAGGCAGCACCACTTTTGGCAGccattctcctcttcctcccctctcctccattCTGCTAACTGTTCTTCTCTCCCCTGCCCAGGTGGGGTGACAGCCTTCCACACCTTTCTGAAAACAGAGTTCAGTGAGGAGAACCTGGACTTCTGGCTGGCCTGTGAGGACTTCAAAAAGACCCGGTCGAAAACCAAGCTGGCCTCCAAGGCCAACAGGATCTTCGAGGAGTTTGTCCAAAATGAggcacccagggaggtgagAGCATTTTCTACCTCTGTCCTGTGGCACTGATAGGGTGAGAAAGGATTAAAATGTCCTGGTGGGTTTTATTCAAGTGCTCTCAGCTCAGTGGGAAGATGTGCTCTTGCTCACGAGAGCTTTAATTTCTCACATTGCATGGTCTACCAAGACAAAGGAGTACAAAAGCTTGTGAGCATCTTCACCTTCATTTGAAGATGGAGGAGACAGTTTGTGTCCTCCTGTGGGAGAGGAGTTAATGCTGAGTTAATGTTTGTGGCCGCTGCTTCCTTGTAGGTGAATATCGACCACGAAACCAGGGAGATCACGAGGAAGAACCTTTCAGGTGCCACCTCCACTTGCTTCAATGAAGCCCAAGCCAAGACACGCACTTTGATGGAGAAGGACTCCTACCCCCGGTTCCTGAAGTCTGCTTCCTACCAGGACATGACCAAGCAGGCCACCAGCCGTGGCATCAGCAAGCGGTCGCATACCTGACCCGAGCTCAAATCCACCATGGGAGAACAAGCCAGGGGaccaggcagaggctgagagacagTTTACAAAGGCTGAGGTCCATGTGGTGGGGTTTCAGATGAAGTCCTGGCATTTTAGTAGGATCCTCAGGACCTCAAGCGCTTCCTGCTTCTCACCaagctgctgggaagagaggtcctccctctctggaggagcagagcGGGTAGGAAGCCATTGCCTTCCCTTGCAGCATGGCTGGAAACCTGCACCACCACAGGGACAGCGAGTAATTGGATTGGAGTTCCAAGCCCaggaaaaagagactggattCCCCTGAGCATCCCTAACCAGAgagcccctgcctgctctcaggaCTCTGCCTCTGAACTGCAGAGCCAGCCTGCAACTCCCACCGTGCCCAGGGCAACCACCCCAGACCTGCCCGCAGGGCTCTTCCTACAGGGAACGGCCAGAACACAAGTCCAAAAGACTCCATGGCATTTTCAGCTGGAGGAACCCTGTGCTTGCCTCCCCCTGATCCCAAGatccttcttctgctgcttcctaCGCATGCTCTGCATCAAAGCTCAATGCCTTCTTCCTCCACAGTGCACCCCTAGCAGTGACATTTCCATCCCTCGCTTAAGTGACGTGACCTTCAGCTGGCACACGTTCTTAGGTCACCTGCATCACTTTTTATTACTGTTATGGTTATTTATTTGGTCATCCTCATTGTTGTGTAATATTTATTGGAAGAGCACTGCTGAAAGCATACAAGCTGGTACATTAAATTATTCTAGATGTTGTAGCACTTGGCATGCTGCCCACCTTTCCTGTAGGATAGCTTCAGAGAGATGAGCAGACAGACCTGGATTGTGACTGTGGAGCAAGGtatgtgagcagcagcagcaagagtggAAGCCTGGCAAGGGCTGCCAGTGGGGTCAAAGGCAGCAGGTTTCCCATGAGCCTGGTGGAGTGTTGGTGATGGTAAGAAGATGCTTTGTGGTCCATGCTAGTTCCTTTCTCCCCTTGAGGATGTGGATGGCATCCCATAGCCTAGCAGCTTGTCCTAGACAGAATAGCGATGTAAACCAAGCACTTTGCTGAGTGATCCTGTTGAAAACCCTTTTTATTTTACACTTAAGAGAGAAAAACTGAGGCTTTCCCCTGGTTTTGAATTTGGCCTGGTGTTCTCTTGGACAGTGAACCCagtctgcagccacagcactttAGCAGAAACCCAGGGAGCTGAGTGAAACAGGGATGCGTGCTGGGAATTCAGCATCTCGGGGGGCAGCAGGACAGTTCATCAGCTCATACTTGTGGGATGAGCTCTTCAGAAAAGAAGCAGGCATGCCTGGGTCCTGCATTCACTCTGGAAAGATGTGGATCCTGGTTGGCAGCAATGGTGCCAGCAGTTGTGTGGGTGGGTGTTGGGGACCCCACAGGTGTCCTGCGCTGGGACACGGGGAATGTGCCATCAGCACCAGTCCCTCCTGagacagcctggggctgccacATGTGCTTCCATTTACCCCTAAATACCAAACCTGGAGGCCCTCCTCTTGCTGGCACTTGCTGAGAAAACTACCTTTTGCCTCCCTGAAcatcagctggagcacaggattTCTTGGACTTTTCATGGCTGTTGGAACAGAGCAAGGGACCAAGGACCAGTTTGGGGATGCTGTGTTGAGTCCTCTTCCACCTTCCCCATCCTGGTTGTACCTCTGAGCCTCAGTGGGCCCTGGCTGTGTTTACAGGGAGATTTTAGTTGTTTTCTTatctcttatttatttttacaactGGAACCATCTCCGCCGTGCTCCTGAAGTGAATGACGCACAACGGTCCATTGTCATGGCTAATGTAATATTGTCATTACCAAATAAAATGCAAAGAGCAAACTCCCATGACAGCATGCTTTCTCTGACTCTGGGCTTTCAATTCATTGTAGCATTCCAACTTGGGTCACCTGCAAAGCACACTAAAGCAAACCGGTAGTGGTGGATGGCCTGAGGGGCATCTGCTTGGAAAGTGGCAGCATCGGGAACGGGGAAGGGTGAAgggtggggaagagcttcttcatgGGATCTGGCTTGTTGAAGAGAACTCAACAGTTCACAGCAGGAATGAAAGCAGAAGTTCTGAATGTATAACTTTATAACCTGGAAACGTTTCAGGtcaagttggatggggctctgagcaacctgctctagttgaagatgcccctgctgtctgcatgggggttggactagatgacctctaaaggttccttccaacccaaaccagtctgtgattctatgatatgagtTTTTAATAACACTATCAGGGTGGCTGGTGTTTGCATCACCTGCCATTTCCTGAGGACATCACAAGACTGCAGTTCCCAATATCTATTTGGTTAGCCACTGTTGTGAGGGCTGCCATTTGTCAAAATTGCTTTTGGGTCACTGCTATCAATAATATTTGATTTTTATCAACAGCTCAGCTGATGATTGAATTCTTCTACAAGGGGGAAAGCATCTGGTATTAGAAGGGTTGCTAGAAAACACTCCACCTCTTCTGCAGCACATGCTATCTTCAAGGGCTGGGCAGTCCCCTGTGTCCCTGTGGGATGCTCTGGGAGGGTAGGTGGagggtgtgtggtgtgtgtgtacCCCCAGGGCCCATAGGAGGGttgcctgcagcaccagcagccaagGGTAGCTCAGAGATGCCAATGCTctgaataaaacccaaacaaagcatGTTTGTAAGTTGTCTTCTTTCTGTGTATTACATGTTTTGGAAGACAAAACCAGCTGGCCTGCGTCAGCAGAGGAGAGTGAGTGGACTGCTGAGGAGGAGTTAGCATCAGAGGTGactgcagctcaggagcactcagctccccaggggctagcacaagccagcctctgccactgAAAAGCCTTTTAGAAGCTAACTGTGTCTATAACAACATCTTACATCTCTTCTAACACAGCCGTGCAGAATCCAAAGATCATTGTTCATTGTAAAATACACCCACTTCGCTCCATCCCTGTTCCCTAGAGGTGAAACATTCCTCCCACCCACCTAGCTGGAGGAAAGGAGTTTAAACCTCACTTCATCTTTTATTCACTATTTCATTAAGCGTGGCCATGTCTTACAAAACAGTTCAGAATCTCAGCAGCCTGCGTGCACACCTGAGCTTTGTGTGTGTCAGGGGGAAGGAATGAACTGAAGGGCGTCCAGGGCATCTGACAGGAcaacaggaaatggcctcaagttgtgccagaggaggattagcttggatattaggaaaaaaattcttccctgcaagagtggtcagacattggaacaggctgcccagaggggtggtggagtctctgtccccAAGAGCATTCAAAACCGATGCAgacgtggcacttcaggacaaggTTTAATGggcagggtggtgttggattgacagttggacttgatggtttttggagggcttttccagcctgaacaattctgtgatatagaatagaatcatagaatcaacaaggttggaaaagacctcaaagatcatcaagtccaacctgccacccaagacctcatgcctactagaccatggcaccaagtgccacgtccaatcccctcttgaacaaggGATTGACAAGAAAGACTtgaaagctcatctagtccatgagcaggaacatcttcaactggatcagccagctcagagccctgtgcaaTCTGCCCTGGAAGGTTTCCAGGCATAGGGCATCTACTCTGGGGTGGATGCAGTGAAACAGTCTGGAAGCagctaggaaaaaaatcctcatgATTGAATTTTTTTTTGACTGCAGCTTCTATCTGAAAAAAAgcaataataaaattaatactTTGTCTTGCAAGCCTTGAAATGGATTTAAAATTGAttctccattaaaaaaatacttaaaTTGGCCcacaacaacaagaagaagaaagctAGGTTGAAAATGTTGCTGAGTATTCTTTAGATGGAAATTTGGGGCTGTTTCCATTCTTGATGCATCATGcatggataggataggataggataggataggataggataggataggataggataggataggataggataggataggatagaccagcttggaaaagacctttgagatcattgagtccaacctatcatcacagtatcactaaggttggaagagacctcgaggatcattgagtccaacctgtctccacagtccttatgactagaccatggcaccaagtgccacgtccaatctcctcttgaacacctccagggatggtgactccaccacctccctgggcagcccattccaatggccaatctctctttctgggaagaacttcttcctaacctccagcctaaacctcccctggcacagc
This genomic window contains:
- the RGS16 gene encoding regulator of G-protein signaling 16 isoform X3, encoding MELRSGEPSGKVKEREKGKRAHRDSSQEALEWRESFDQLLKSKSGVTAFHTFLKTEFSEENLDFWLACEDFKKTRSKTKLASKANRIFEEFVQNEAPREVNIDHETREITRKNLSGATSTCFNEAQAKTRTLMEKDSYPRFLKSASYQDMTKQATSRGISKRSHT
- the RGS16 gene encoding regulator of G-protein signaling 16 isoform X1: MSCWVPGCPALSMCQGLAALPITCLERAKDLKSRLGILLHKPELGHRIRTSSKLQLGSRWRDSSQEALEWRESFDQLLKSKSGVTAFHTFLKTEFSEENLDFWLACEDFKKTRSKTKLASKANRIFEEFVQNEAPREVNIDHETREITRKNLSGATSTCFNEAQAKTRTLMEKDSYPRFLKSASYQDMTKQATSRGISKRSHT
- the RGS16 gene encoding regulator of G-protein signaling 16 isoform X2, with the protein product MGAKDLKSRLGILLHKPELGHRIRTSSKLQLGSRWRDSSQEALEWRESFDQLLKSKSGVTAFHTFLKTEFSEENLDFWLACEDFKKTRSKTKLASKANRIFEEFVQNEAPREVNIDHETREITRKNLSGATSTCFNEAQAKTRTLMEKDSYPRFLKSASYQDMTKQATSRGISKRSHT